Proteins encoded in a region of the Photobacterium profundum SS9 genome:
- a CDS encoding TetR/AcrR family transcriptional regulator, translating into MSKIREKNQDLIIEVACRLFALQGYAATKMADIAKEANIPKPNVYYYFSTKDNLYRAVLESVIQPLLDASKPIEQLDDPAEALTEYIKTKLRISRDHPYASKVFANEVMSGAKYLPQDIADGLLQQSKMIVEKFELWIEQGRMVKVSPQHLMFTIWASTQTYADFSWQICNVLNKPALDNNDYAEAAEFLTQFVINGCQLNK; encoded by the coding sequence ATGTCAAAAATAAGAGAAAAGAATCAGGATCTTATCATTGAGGTTGCATGTCGACTATTTGCCTTGCAAGGATATGCAGCAACAAAAATGGCAGATATTGCCAAAGAAGCGAATATTCCAAAGCCTAATGTTTATTATTACTTCAGTACTAAAGATAATTTGTACCGCGCTGTACTTGAAAGTGTTATTCAGCCGTTATTAGATGCCTCTAAACCTATAGAGCAGCTCGATGATCCTGCTGAAGCCTTGACTGAATATATCAAAACCAAACTACGGATTTCTCGTGATCACCCGTATGCATCAAAAGTGTTTGCGAACGAAGTCATGTCGGGGGCGAAGTATCTGCCTCAGGACATTGCCGATGGCTTATTACAACAGTCAAAAATGATTGTTGAAAAATTTGAGTTATGGATTGAGCAGGGCAGGATGGTAAAAGTATCACCTCAGCACCTTATGTTCACTATTTGGGCTTCGACGCAGACGTATGCCGATTTTAGTTGGCAAATTTGTAATGTACTTAACAAGCCAGCATTAGATAATAATGATTATGCTGAAGCGGCAGAGTTTCTAACCCAGTTTGTGATCAATGGCTGTCAGTTAAATAAGTAG
- a CDS encoding patatin-like phospholipase family protein, protein MNQHFLDGNNFSLIVQGGGQRGIFASGVLDKFLERNFDPFSLYIGTSAGALNVATYVARQQGLGFNFVLNYTTHDRFFNLNKFIRKKQPMDLDWALKMVLQDGAIPLDFNTATNVLRNGKHALACVTNKSDLQDYYYPIFTDQWLDTLKATCGIPMLYYNDITFDNQQWIDGSVSAAIPVHESHRRGFKNIVVIRTTPIINGIETNEATDFSINQVEKKRKNFEVNMDHYLKRIGIFKEKHHLIHFHQKLSDKLNELKQNHEHTKYKLNNQRWLMDDDHLYRLVTLQAKVSQFGMSSEMLDIIIAHYKNHNAVEDFLTNPPDDVNLIQIAPDRSLSSRPLLSKKDHLLEDYEHGQMVGERFLQSVGYI, encoded by the coding sequence TTGAATCAGCATTTTTTAGATGGGAACAACTTTTCACTTATTGTTCAAGGCGGAGGTCAAAGAGGGATCTTTGCATCGGGTGTATTAGATAAATTTCTAGAGCGTAACTTCGACCCTTTTTCACTCTATATTGGTACATCAGCAGGGGCACTTAACGTCGCGACGTATGTTGCTCGTCAGCAAGGCCTAGGCTTTAATTTTGTACTGAATTACACCACGCACGATCGCTTCTTTAATCTCAATAAATTCATCAGAAAAAAGCAACCGATGGATTTAGATTGGGCATTAAAAATGGTGCTGCAAGATGGCGCTATCCCTCTTGATTTCAATACTGCCACCAATGTACTGCGAAATGGTAAACATGCGCTGGCTTGTGTCACCAATAAATCTGACTTACAAGATTACTACTACCCTATATTTACTGACCAATGGCTCGACACACTCAAAGCAACGTGTGGTATTCCGATGCTGTATTACAACGATATCACCTTTGATAATCAACAATGGATAGATGGCAGTGTTTCAGCGGCAATTCCGGTGCACGAATCACATCGAAGAGGGTTTAAAAACATCGTCGTAATACGCACCACTCCGATTATTAATGGGATCGAGACTAATGAGGCAACTGATTTTTCCATTAACCAAGTTGAGAAAAAACGGAAAAATTTCGAAGTTAATATGGATCATTACCTAAAACGTATTGGAATATTTAAAGAGAAGCACCATCTCATTCATTTTCACCAAAAACTCTCTGATAAACTCAATGAGTTGAAGCAAAACCATGAACATACAAAGTATAAGCTTAATAACCAACGTTGGTTGATGGATGACGACCACTTATATCGTTTAGTCACTTTGCAAGCCAAAGTCTCTCAATTTGGTATGAGCTCTGAAATGCTCGATATTATAATCGCACATTATAAGAATCATAATGCTGTCGAAGACTTTCTAACCAATCCCCCAGATGACGTTAATTTAATTCAAATAGCACCAGATAGATCACTAAGCAGTCGTCCTTTGTTAAGTAAAAAAGATCATTTACTGGAAGATTATGAACACGGGCAAATGGTAGGCGAACGCTTTTTACAATCGGTAGGCTATATTTAA
- the tnpA gene encoding IS200/IS605-like element ISPpr13 family transposase — MDYRYGSHTVFKIQYHFVFVTKYRYQVLTGDVGLKARELIRQTCHAFEIDILKGVISKDHVHLLVSAPPNMAPSEIMRRIKGRTSAKLFESYPDLKKKYWGRHFWARGYFCVTSGDLTEEMIKEYLDHHFEPKAEDNFRTEG; from the coding sequence ATGGATTATAGATATGGAAGTCATACAGTCTTCAAAATTCAGTACCATTTCGTTTTTGTAACGAAGTATCGTTATCAAGTTTTGACTGGTGATGTTGGCTTGAAAGCTCGAGAGCTAATCAGGCAAACATGTCATGCTTTTGAGATTGATATTTTGAAGGGGGTAATCAGTAAAGATCATGTTCACTTGTTAGTTTCTGCACCACCCAATATGGCACCTAGCGAAATAATGCGAAGGATTAAAGGCCGTACATCGGCTAAGTTGTTCGAGAGTTATCCTGATTTAAAGAAGAAATACTGGGGACGTCATTTTTGGGCTAGAGGCTACTTTTGTGTGACATCTGGTGACCTAACGGAAGAAATGATAAAGGAATACCTTGATCATCACTTTGAGCCCAAGGCTGAAGATAACTTCAGGACAGAAGGCTAA
- a CDS encoding cupin domain-containing protein: protein MSKHAVKYWNVLSESSRNRWQALEQTNGMIEQVTLSKDDATGEYTRLTRFKSGADTSSFGSDRHPYPEEIFIISGRLYDQTNKAWLEQGHYANRLPGEAHGPFFCEQECIVLEISTSKTL, encoded by the coding sequence GTGTCTAAGCATGCAGTGAAATATTGGAATGTACTATCAGAATCGAGTCGAAATCGGTGGCAAGCTCTCGAGCAAACCAATGGTATGATCGAACAAGTGACGCTAAGTAAAGATGATGCAACAGGGGAATATACCCGCTTAACTCGATTTAAGTCAGGGGCAGATACGAGCTCATTTGGTAGTGATCGACACCCATACCCTGAAGAAATCTTTATTATTTCTGGTCGGCTATATGACCAAACAAATAAGGCATGGCTTGAACAAGGGCATTACGCTAACCGTTTACCGGGTGAAGCGCATGGCCCATTTTTTTGTGAACAAGAATGCATTGTATTAGAGATATCGACATCAAAGACGCTTTGA
- a CDS encoding glycerate kinase: MSYVNKNINSNAFLLSLFECAIDEALPYGHIAKYLPDDKTGKAIVIGAGKAAASMAAELEAVWQGELQGVVVTRYGHTVSSKRASMSSKIEVIEAAHPVPDAAGQAVGERILSLVSELCEDDVVICLMSGGGSALMSLPAEGLTLSDKQTINKALLKSGAAIDEMNCVRKHLSAIKGGRLAKAVHPAKLISLAISDVPGDDTSVIASGPTVADSTTRFDALAILERYDIEIPTAVFRWLNNPKSETIKPNDPCLANSEIHIIATPQSALEAAANKAVQQGIPTYILSDCIEGEARDVAKVHAAIAKQIAEKGQPFKTPCVLLSGGETTVTVKGTGRGGRNSEFLLSLYNELQGHPQIHALAGDTDGIDGVEDNAGACITPDSFIRGQQLGLNPQHYLDNNDGYHFFSALESLVITGPTLTNVNDFRALLIMPAKK, encoded by the coding sequence ATGAGCTACGTCAATAAGAACATTAATAGCAATGCCTTTTTATTATCACTGTTTGAATGCGCCATTGATGAAGCCTTACCCTATGGGCATATTGCGAAGTATTTACCTGATGACAAAACAGGTAAAGCCATCGTGATTGGTGCAGGAAAAGCGGCTGCATCTATGGCTGCAGAATTAGAAGCTGTTTGGCAGGGTGAGTTACAAGGTGTTGTGGTAACGCGTTATGGTCATACGGTTTCATCAAAAAGAGCTTCTATGTCGTCAAAAATAGAGGTTATCGAAGCGGCGCATCCGGTTCCTGATGCCGCTGGGCAAGCGGTTGGTGAGCGTATCCTCTCGTTAGTGTCTGAACTTTGCGAAGATGACGTCGTGATATGTTTAATGTCGGGTGGTGGCTCTGCATTAATGAGTTTACCTGCAGAAGGGCTGACCTTAAGCGATAAACAAACGATTAATAAAGCGTTACTGAAGTCGGGTGCTGCGATAGATGAAATGAACTGTGTGCGTAAGCATTTATCAGCCATTAAAGGCGGGCGATTAGCCAAAGCAGTTCACCCTGCAAAGTTGATTTCATTAGCGATTTCAGATGTGCCAGGTGATGATACTAGCGTGATAGCATCTGGTCCTACGGTTGCTGATTCAACAACCCGTTTTGATGCACTGGCAATTTTAGAACGGTACGACATTGAAATTCCTACCGCTGTTTTTCGATGGTTGAATAACCCGAAGTCCGAAACAATAAAGCCAAATGACCCATGCTTAGCAAATAGTGAAATCCATATTATCGCTACCCCGCAATCAGCGTTAGAGGCGGCGGCGAACAAAGCGGTACAGCAGGGTATTCCTACTTATATATTGAGTGATTGTATTGAAGGTGAAGCACGAGATGTCGCAAAAGTGCATGCCGCCATAGCGAAGCAAATAGCTGAGAAAGGTCAGCCGTTTAAAACGCCTTGTGTATTATTATCTGGTGGTGAAACAACTGTAACAGTAAAAGGAACGGGGCGTGGTGGGCGTAATAGTGAGTTTTTACTTAGCTTATATAATGAGCTGCAAGGGCACCCTCAAATACATGCGCTAGCAGGTGATACCGATGGTATTGATGGCGTAGAAGACAATGCAGGGGCTTGTATTACTCCTGATAGCTTTATTCGTGGCCAGCAATTAGGGCTAAATCCGCAGCATTATCTTGATAACAACGATGGCTATCATTTTTTCTCGGCACTGGAATCATTAGTGATTACGGGCCCAACGCTCACAAATGTAAATGACTTTCGTGCTTTGTTGATTATGCCTGCTAAAAAATAA
- a CDS encoding 2-hydroxy-3-oxopropionate reductase, with product MSTIAFIGTGIMGKPMAVNLQKAGHQLVFSEHYSPVPNDLIAAGGIAFPTPKVATEQADYIILMLPNTPQVEAVLFGKDGVEEALTAGKVVIDMSSISPIETKQFAARVKESGAEYVDAPVSGGEVGAINAALTIMVGGEESSFEKAKPLFEVMGKNITLVGESGAGQICKVANQIIVALNIEAVSEALVFASKAGADPARVREALMGGFANSKILDVHGERMIKGTFDPGFKIALHQKDLNLAISGAKTLGVSLPNTVMAQGLFDQCVAMGGEGWDHSAMIRAIEQLADHEIRK from the coding sequence ATGAGTACAATTGCATTTATTGGTACAGGGATTATGGGAAAACCAATGGCAGTGAACTTGCAAAAAGCAGGTCATCAGTTAGTTTTTTCTGAACATTATAGTCCCGTTCCTAATGATTTGATTGCCGCTGGTGGCATTGCATTTCCAACGCCGAAAGTGGCGACAGAGCAAGCTGATTACATTATTTTAATGTTACCGAATACACCTCAAGTGGAAGCCGTATTATTTGGTAAAGATGGCGTAGAAGAAGCGCTAACGGCTGGTAAAGTTGTTATTGATATGAGTTCGATTTCGCCGATTGAAACGAAGCAATTTGCCGCACGAGTGAAAGAGTCGGGTGCGGAATATGTAGATGCGCCTGTTTCTGGTGGTGAAGTGGGGGCAATCAATGCGGCATTAACCATTATGGTGGGTGGCGAGGAATCAAGCTTCGAAAAAGCCAAACCGCTGTTTGAAGTGATGGGGAAAAATATCACGCTAGTCGGTGAAAGCGGTGCAGGGCAAATTTGTAAAGTGGCTAACCAAATTATTGTGGCGTTAAACATTGAAGCAGTATCAGAGGCATTAGTCTTTGCATCAAAAGCAGGGGCAGATCCAGCCCGCGTACGTGAAGCTCTGATGGGCGGATTTGCTAACTCGAAAATTCTAGATGTGCATGGTGAGCGTATGATTAAAGGTACGTTCGACCCTGGTTTTAAAATTGCGTTGCACCAGAAAGATCTTAATCTTGCTATCAGTGGTGCGAAAACATTGGGAGTGAGCTTGCCAAATACGGTAATGGCACAAGGCTTATTCGACCAATGTGTTGCTATGGGTGGGGAAGGGTGGGATCACTCAGCCATGATCCGTGCTATCGAGCAGTTAGCTGATCACGAAATACGTAAATAG